A region from the Triplophysa rosa linkage group LG4, Trosa_1v2, whole genome shotgun sequence genome encodes:
- the nxnl1 gene encoding nucleoredoxin-like protein 1: protein MTLKIRWSARQDTQETESDESEIVETHEESGGVNECRLSVVVKVDLFLGKVLVKNNRDRDELDTEREVILRLQNRILVLFFASGACERCQDFAPTLKDFFKKLTDEFYVERSAQLVLLYVSLDSSEEQQEKFLKELPKRCLFLPFEDPYRQELAVMFEVKDVPSVVVLRPDCSILSPNAVAEICSLGPDCFHNWQEGAELIDSNFMMNEEFDEGKMRSVTDPFRRIKYKVEGKKKKKKGKIAEEEEEDDGGGGAWG from the exons ATGACTCTAAAGATTAGGTGGTCTGCTCGG CAAGACACGCAAG AAACAGAATCAGATGAGAGTGAAATTGTTGAAACAcacgaagagtctggaggtgtaaatgaatgtagattgtcgg ttGTTGTCAAGGTGGATCTGTTCTTGGGGAAAGTTCTGGTGAAAAACAACAGAGATAGAGATGAGCTGGACACCGAGCGTGAGGTCATCCTGCGGCTCCAGAATCGCATCCTCGTGCTGTTTTTCGCCTCCGGAGCATGCGAGAGGTGTCAGGACTTCGCTCCGACGCTCAAAGACTTCTTCAAGAAACTGACGGATGAGTTTTACGTGGAGCGCTCGGCTCAGCTGGTTCTTCTGTACGTCTCTCTGGACTCGTCCGAGGAGCAGCAGGAGAAGTTCCTGAAGGAGCTGCCCAAACGCTGCCTGTTCCTGCCGTTTGAAGATCCCTACAGACA GGAGCTGGCGGTGATGTTCGAAGTGAAAGACGTGCCCAGCGTGGTGGTGCTGCGTCCCGACTGCTCCATCCTCTCTCCCAACGCCGTGGCAGAAATCTGCTCCCTGGGTCCCGACTGCTTCCACAACTGGCAGGAAGGGGCGGAGCTAATTGACAGTAACTTCATGATGAACGAGGAGTTTGACGAGGGCAAAATGCGCAGCGTGACCGACCCCTTCAGACGAATCAAATACAAGGTGGAAggcaagaagaaaaagaagaaagggAAGAttgcagaagaagaagaagaggatgaTGGAGGAGGGGGAGCGTGGGGCTGA
- the LOC130552945 gene encoding caspase b-like isoform X1 gives MATTTTAIFDALQELLESEFEEFKWRLSDGVDSDITSIPRGKLQKANRHEVVDIMVQQYGTSNAGTNAVKALRRIKQNERAKKLEKNLLHVYSMDSGGAGAGAAVAGASSAGSDGNTLDLK, from the exons ATGGCTACAACCACCACAGCAATTTTTGATGCGCTTCAGGAGCTGCTGGAGTCAGAGTTCGAAGAATTCAAATGGCGCCTGAGTGACGGTGTGGATTCAGACATTACGTCTATACCGCGAGGAAAGCTTCAGAAAGCTAACCGCCATGAGGTTGTGGATATCATGGTGCAGCAGTACGGTACTTCAAACGCTGGGACGAATGCAGTCAAAGCACTACGCAGAATTAAACAAAACGAACGTGCTAAAAAATTGGAGAAAAACCTCCTGCATG tgtATTCAATGGACTCAGGAGGAGCTGGTGCTGGTGCTGCCGTGGCTGGAGCGTCATCTG CAGGGTCAGATGGCAATACACTTGACTTGAAATGA
- the LOC130552944 gene encoding caspase b-like, giving the protein MAATKTVLLEALQDLTEQELKDFKWRLCNSKNSDIKSIPRGTLENTSRYDVVDVMVQRYGASDAATIAVSVLRLIKHNELADQLTGKLQEVSSDSEVAGASAGAGAGAGAGASSGAGAQTSGLSVNIQSSNGASVKAPVIHGGVFNGPLTFN; this is encoded by the exons ATGGCAGCGACCAAAACAGTGCTTCTGGAGGCACTTCAGGATCTGACAGAGCAAGAGTTGAAAGACTTCAAATGGCGCCTGTGCAACAGCAAGAATTCAGACATTAAGTCCATACCTCGAGGCACGCTTGAGAACACTAGCCGTTATGATGTTGTGGATGTCATGGTGCAGCGGTACGGTGCTTCAGATGCTGCGACCATCGCCGTCAGTGTGCTACGcttaataaaacacaatgagcTGGCCGATCAGCTAACGGGAAAACTCCAGGAAG TGTCTTCAGACTCAGAAGTAGCTGGTGCGAGTGCTGGTGCCGGTGCTGGTGCCGGTGCTGGAGCGTCATCTGGTGCTGGTGCTCAGACTTCAGGGCTTTCGGTTAATATTCAGTCCTCCAACGGAGCGAGTGTCAAAGCCCCAGTCATTCATGGTGGTGTTTTTAATGGCCCACtaacatttaattaa
- the LOC130552945 gene encoding caspase b-like isoform X2 codes for MATTTTAIFDALQELLESEFEEFKWRLSDGVDSDITSIPRGKLQKANRHEVVDIMVQQYGTSNAGTNAVKALRRIKQNERAKKLEKNLLHVYSMDSGGAGAGAAVAGASSGSDGNTLDLK; via the exons ATGGCTACAACCACCACAGCAATTTTTGATGCGCTTCAGGAGCTGCTGGAGTCAGAGTTCGAAGAATTCAAATGGCGCCTGAGTGACGGTGTGGATTCAGACATTACGTCTATACCGCGAGGAAAGCTTCAGAAAGCTAACCGCCATGAGGTTGTGGATATCATGGTGCAGCAGTACGGTACTTCAAACGCTGGGACGAATGCAGTCAAAGCACTACGCAGAATTAAACAAAACGAACGTGCTAAAAAATTGGAGAAAAACCTCCTGCATG tgtATTCAATGGACTCAGGAGGAGCTGGTGCTGGTGCTGCCGTGGCTGGAGCGTCATCTG GGTCAGATGGCAATACACTTGACTTGAAATGA